A single region of the Deltaproteobacteria bacterium genome encodes:
- a CDS encoding MFS transporter produces MQTGEGHVVSAERGDARGETYPAPLYSWYVVAVLLVCFVFSFMDRMVLNLLIEPIKRDLQFTDTEISLLLGIAFALFNATLGLPVGWLADRANRVRIVAAGIFFWSVMTALCGTAKSFAALFAYRMGVGIGEATTQPAGYSMISDLFPPTKRGFALSVFNLGTAIGSGIALFVGAQVIHEVSQREGRIELPLLGEVFPWQLVFIILGLPGILVAFWAATLREPKRVGALRMAQSADGTLAQKPVSVREFLDYVRAIGVPFSCAVVCYALIAMGGYGNSSWLPSFFQRTHGLSVVEVGRWMGVLSVTFGVGGVVCSGYLGDWLITRGYARGRMVLLALSGACAAPFMLGVATVPDPYLALWMLGPAYVATALTSAVWAAVITEVVPNQMRGLAVALAILVANLVGMGLGATIVALVTDYVFDGASDPQALGRSLAVVTPLTFLLSSCFGLVAVLRYQHALDHLQRWSRANSEARAGA; encoded by the coding sequence GTGCAAACAGGCGAAGGCCACGTGGTTTCGGCGGAACGCGGCGATGCTCGCGGCGAGACCTACCCCGCTCCGCTCTACAGCTGGTACGTCGTCGCCGTCCTGCTCGTCTGCTTCGTCTTCTCCTTCATGGACCGCATGGTGCTCAATCTCCTGATCGAGCCCATCAAGCGCGACCTCCAGTTCACGGACACCGAGATCAGCCTGCTCCTCGGCATCGCGTTTGCCCTCTTCAACGCGACGCTCGGACTGCCCGTGGGCTGGCTTGCGGATCGCGCCAATCGCGTGCGCATCGTCGCCGCGGGCATCTTCTTCTGGAGCGTGATGACCGCGCTGTGCGGCACCGCGAAGTCCTTCGCTGCGCTGTTCGCCTACCGCATGGGCGTCGGCATCGGCGAGGCGACCACGCAGCCCGCCGGCTACTCGATGATCAGCGACCTGTTTCCGCCCACGAAGCGCGGATTCGCGCTCAGCGTGTTCAATCTCGGCACCGCCATCGGATCAGGCATCGCGCTGTTCGTCGGCGCGCAGGTGATTCACGAGGTCTCGCAGCGCGAGGGCCGGATCGAGTTGCCGCTCCTCGGTGAAGTTTTCCCGTGGCAGCTGGTCTTCATCATCTTGGGTCTGCCCGGAATTCTGGTGGCGTTCTGGGCCGCGACCCTGCGCGAGCCGAAGCGCGTCGGCGCATTGCGCATGGCGCAGAGCGCCGACGGCACGCTGGCGCAGAAACCCGTCAGCGTGCGGGAGTTCCTCGACTACGTGCGAGCGATCGGAGTGCCGTTCTCGTGCGCAGTCGTTTGTTATGCGCTGATCGCGATGGGCGGCTACGGCAACAGCTCGTGGCTGCCTTCCTTCTTCCAGCGAACGCATGGCTTGTCCGTCGTGGAAGTCGGCCGCTGGATGGGGGTGCTCAGCGTGACCTTCGGCGTCGGCGGAGTCGTCTGCTCCGGCTACCTCGGCGACTGGTTGATCACGCGCGGCTACGCGCGCGGCCGCATGGTCCTGCTCGCGCTCTCGGGTGCCTGCGCAGCGCCCTTCATGCTCGGCGTAGCGACGGTGCCCGATCCGTATCTGGCGTTGTGGATGCTGGGACCCGCCTACGTCGCGACGGCGCTCACCTCGGCGGTGTGGGCGGCAGTGATTACGGAAGTCGTCCCCAACCAAATGCGCGGCCTCGCGGTCGCGCTCGCCATCCTCGTGGCGAATCTCGTTGGCATGGGCCTAGGCGCGACGATCGTCGCGCTCGTGACCGACTACGTCTTCGACGGCGCGAGCGATCCGCAGGCGCTCGGCCGCTCGCTCGCCGTGGTCACACCGCTCACGTTCCTGCTGTCTTCGTGCTTCGGTCTCGTCGCCGTGCTCAGGTACCAGCACGCTCTCGATCACTTGCAGCGTTGGAGCCGAGCGAACAGCGAAGCTCGCGCTGGAGCGTGA